One window from the genome of Thermococcus siculi encodes:
- the cas5b gene encoding type I-B CRISPR-associated protein Cas5b, translating into MDMAEKTLLIELFQPFAQYRNPFTFYYAQTYPLPPKSTIIGMFQNALDDWYGHKRGIETWWNLKVSVHGGFESVFWNYQQLIKATKTGISLVRFKGRPTLWNQDRPLYGYPITSQRSPVIQQELFNGWLYIFLRHEDEDFLEKIKSALENPKKILSLGRSEDVVFVRNVEFVERQKRDRDRFQEIGIIYPTYIKMPLDLLRKKEYPTYSVPIKVVFKNNGQPVRHRAEITKSTFRDANFDPVIYVGAWKYLKLTDKVKIEVYQGPIGEFKIINDEDKNASGWL; encoded by the coding sequence ATGGATATGGCCGAGAAAACTCTGCTCATCGAGCTCTTTCAGCCCTTTGCTCAGTATCGCAATCCATTTACCTTTTACTATGCCCAGACTTACCCGTTGCCGCCGAAGTCAACGATAATCGGGATGTTCCAGAATGCCCTTGACGACTGGTATGGACATAAGAGGGGCATTGAAACATGGTGGAACCTTAAAGTCAGCGTTCACGGCGGTTTCGAGAGCGTCTTCTGGAACTACCAGCAGTTGATAAAGGCCACAAAAACGGGGATATCCCTGGTTCGCTTTAAAGGTCGGCCGACACTCTGGAACCAAGACCGTCCGCTGTATGGTTACCCCATAACCTCCCAGAGAAGCCCCGTTATTCAGCAGGAACTCTTCAACGGCTGGCTTTACATCTTTCTCAGACATGAAGACGAGGATTTTCTGGAGAAAATTAAAAGCGCTCTTGAGAATCCAAAAAAGATTCTCTCCCTCGGCAGGAGCGAGGATGTTGTGTTCGTAAGAAATGTGGAGTTCGTTGAGAGACAAAAAAGAGACAGAGACCGTTTTCAAGAGATAGGGATCATCTACCCCACTTATATCAAAATGCCCCTAGATCTCTTAAGGAAGAAGGAGTATCCAACGTATTCAGTTCCGATTAAAGTAGTCTTCAAAAACAACGGCCAGCCTGTACGGCACAGGGCCGAGATCACGAAATCCACGTTTAGGGATGCTAACTTCGATCCGGTGATATATGTGGGGGCGTGGAAGTACCTAAAATTAACGGATAAGGTGAAAATCGAGGTTTACCAAGGCCCAATTGGGGAATTTAAAATAATTAACGATGAGGATAAAAATGCTAGCGGGTGGTTGTGA
- the cas7i gene encoding type I-B CRISPR-associated protein Cas7/Cst2/DevR: MGRFLVMDVVFYGSSLNYDQGSGNYQELKKITRWDGRQHTLVSKYALRYSMLNDSGIFGENEIAPGNVFIKDTGEKSKGDVFNPKPDVLFSGEILKYPEFDLFGYLVTKSEPTQSRTAPVRISHAVSMTPFYYDSHFNGNHWIAQRALRAGLTTKLEPNLFTVEEHYSYYIYTVVVDVDNVGRFSVFTTKIDDVKTALDNLKTEGENAKKIEEYRTFFESNSKGRKKGKKESAPANSLTLSSKEGKLGIAEVKLEKLRIVPIVDPTGNNKEVKLYEIQFDLGEEARRERVLKLVRAVLNLKRNIKGRQEVLTPKLLILGIYKNKPYDTFKDRIQLLGEFEEEEYIEVEEKEGKIIKRVKRITAGENGTEEYIEEIVESNSEGSNEKTVRVRRKRSVSRKRTVVFEINGTNGNIKQVASKEGLTCYIKKLLFNESKNCGEENENRKNKDGALPEILIFKDPSVEVRIK, translated from the coding sequence ATGGGAAGGTTCCTCGTTATGGATGTGGTATTTTATGGGAGCTCTCTCAACTACGACCAGGGGAGTGGGAACTACCAAGAGCTCAAGAAGATAACCCGCTGGGATGGAAGGCAGCACACTCTGGTGAGCAAATATGCCCTGAGATACAGCATGCTCAATGACAGCGGAATCTTTGGAGAAAACGAAATTGCACCAGGGAATGTTTTCATAAAAGACACAGGCGAGAAAAGTAAGGGAGACGTTTTCAACCCCAAGCCCGACGTCCTGTTCAGCGGGGAGATACTCAAGTATCCTGAGTTCGACCTCTTCGGATACCTCGTTACAAAGTCAGAGCCAACTCAGTCGAGAACCGCCCCTGTCAGGATAAGCCACGCGGTTTCGATGACACCGTTTTACTATGACTCCCACTTCAACGGGAACCACTGGATAGCCCAGAGGGCCCTGAGAGCTGGTCTCACCACAAAGCTTGAGCCAAACTTATTCACGGTTGAAGAGCACTATTCCTATTACATCTACACCGTCGTCGTTGACGTTGATAACGTGGGAAGGTTCTCAGTGTTCACGACGAAGATAGACGACGTTAAAACGGCCCTTGATAATCTAAAGACCGAGGGTGAAAACGCAAAGAAGATTGAGGAGTACAGAACTTTCTTCGAAAGCAACAGCAAAGGAAGGAAGAAGGGGAAGAAAGAAAGTGCTCCAGCTAATTCGCTAACTCTTAGCTCCAAGGAGGGGAAGCTGGGAATAGCGGAGGTTAAACTAGAGAAACTCAGGATAGTCCCAATAGTTGACCCAACAGGCAACAATAAAGAAGTTAAGCTCTATGAGATTCAGTTTGACCTCGGCGAAGAAGCAAGGAGAGAGAGGGTTCTCAAGCTTGTCAGAGCCGTTCTGAACCTCAAGAGGAATATTAAGGGGCGCCAGGAGGTTCTTACTCCAAAGCTTCTCATCCTTGGAATTTACAAGAACAAGCCCTATGACACATTTAAAGACAGAATTCAGCTCCTCGGGGAATTTGAGGAGGAAGAGTACATTGAAGTTGAGGAAAAGGAAGGGAAGATAATCAAGAGAGTCAAGAGAATTACAGCGGGTGAGAACGGCACGGAAGAATACATTGAGGAAATCGTTGAATCCAATTCGGAAGGCTCAAACGAGAAGACTGTCCGCGTCAGAAGGAAAAGGAGCGTTTCAAGAAAAAGGACTGTAGTTTTCGAAATCAATGGGACTAACGGAAACATCAAGCAAGTGGCATCTAAGGAAGGCCTCACGTGCTACATCAAAAAATTGCTGTTCAATGAAAGCAAGAATTGTGGGGAAGAGAACGAAAACAGGAAAAATAAAGATGGCGCCCTACCTGAGATTCTAATCTTCAAAGACCCTAGCGTAGAGGTAAGGATCAAGTGA